TCCGCCGTTGTTTGAAGTGATGTCGATTGTGGGAAAAAAGGCCTGCCTTGCGCGTCTGGCATATTCCCAAAAGGGTTAGCGGCATTTCCTATGCCTAGAAAGGTGTGTTACACGATTTCTCTGCGGTTGAGGGGGGCGGCTAAGCCTCTTTCGGTTCAAAAAGAGATTGCACTTTTTTGAAGTGGTTTTGGTCTGTCAACAAGATTAAGACATCGCCAGCGGCCAAGAGAAAGTCGGGGGAGGGAAACAAAATGCTTTGATCGCGCAACACGGCGAACACCCAAATTTCACGTGGTGTATTGATTTGGCTTAATGTCATATGGCTGGCACTGGTGTTTTCTTGGAGGTGAATCTCCATGATGGTGTCAAAAATGCCGTCTCCCAGTTTATAGAGGGCGTGGACATAGTTTCTGCGGATGCGCCTTAAAATGAGTGACAGTGTGAGAGACGATAAATTCAGCGGGTTTTCGATGCCGAGGGAGTTCATGAGTGACACATAGCTTTTTCGCGACACTAAGGTGGTCGCCCGTTTGGCGCCATAACGTTTGCCCAAAAGCGAGGCTAAAATATTGACGTTATCATCGGTTGTGATGGCAATGATGTTGTCGGTAAACTGGATGCCGGCTTCTTCAAGGATGTAATGATCGAGGGGGTCCCCTTGAATGACAATGGTGTTGTTGAGTTGACTCACAAAGTCAAGGTTTTGGGTGTCTTGATAACGAATAAAAATGCAAGAAATCGCAGGGTAGAGGCGTTCAATTTCTGAGGCCAGCGCCAGGCCCATGCGGTTATTTCCCAAAATCAAAATACGCTGCGTGCGGTCTTCTTGAAACCCTGCCACCTCTGAAAAGGCTTCAATGGCGTCCGCAGGCACCAGAAAATAGGCATGATCCCCTATATTGAGCAGTTCATGCCCTTGGGGGATAAAGGTGGTTTTGTGGCGCACAATCTTGATAATCATGGCATTAAGGGGGCCGAGGTCTTTATCAAGGTGTTTGATGGGACAGTTGAGAAACGGGCTTGATTCCGTAATTTTGATGCCAAAAACATGGAGCTGTCCGTTAAACAGCGGAAAATTAGTGAAGGCAAAGGGAGCGTGGAGATTCCGTAAGATTTCTTGGACGGTTTCTTTTTCGGGATTGATCACAATATCAATGGGGAGATAGCGCTTTTTATAGGGCGTCATTAAGGGCATCTCAAGGTCAGCACTATCACGAAGCCGTGCAATTTTTGTTTTGACACCAAAAAGGCTGTCGGCCAGCTGGCATGCCACAATGTTGGTGTCATCCGTATCTGTGACAGAAACGAAAATATTGGTTTTGTGAAGTTCAGCCCTTTTCAAGATATTAGGGTCAGTGGCGCTGCCTTGGATGGTTTGCACATCAAATTTTTCAATGGCCCCTGACAGCACTTCAGCAGAGGTGTCAATGAGGGTGATGTCATACTCATTGGCCAGGTATTCCACAATGCTTAAGCCTACATTTCCCGCACCACAGATGACAACCTTCATGAATGCTGTTCCCTTTATCCTGTTTTTTGAGCCGTTGTTGTTGAGCGTAGCATACGTATTTTTCGATGAAGTGCAGAGCGTTCCATATCTACAAATTGTGACGTTTTTTGTATATTGCCATCAAACCGTTCAATTTGTGCCATTAAATATTTTTTTTCAAAGTGAGCTCGCGCCTGTTTAAGGGGCATCCGTAAATAGTCATGGAGGAAGGAGGCAGCCTGGGGGTGAGATGTGGGTGCAGGAGAGGGACACACCAAGGGGGCCTCATTATCCGGATCTGTCAGCAAAAGACATCGTTCAAGGTGATTTTTGAGCTCTCGTGTATTCCCTGGCCATGCATAGCTTTCAAGGGCCGTCACAGTCTCAGGCATCAAGCTCCGTGGCTTTTGTCCATACCGTGTGCATAGGGTGTGGAGATGGTGATGCGCCAGGGCGCTAATGTCTTTTTTCCGCATGCGCAAGGGAGGAATGCGCACATGATGCATCTGGAGGCGGTCATACAGTGTCTGGCTGAATGTTGTGCGCGTCACCTCCCGATCAAGCGGTGTGTTTGTGGTGGCGATGATGCGGGTTTGCAGTGGAAGCGATGTGCCAGATGAACGTGTAAAGGTCATGGTTTGAATCAGGTGTGTCAATTTTTTTTGTATTCGTGGGTGCAGCTGGTGCACATGCTTGATCACAAGGGTGCCCGAAAAGGCGTGGTCCACCAAACCGCACTGCTCAAGGCCAAAATGTGGTTCCTCTCGCCCTAAAAACGTGTCATCAAAGGTGTGGGGATCAAGGGTGTGCGCATGGACTTCCACATAATGCCCGTGGACTGTTTCGGGGGAGTGGGTGTGTATCCAGTGGGCGAGCCGGCTTTTTTCAGTGCCCGCTTCCCCTTCAATGAGCATGGCGTGGATATGGCGCGTCAGCGCCGTACAGTGATGATGCACAGCTCGCAGGCCTTTGGTATGGTCAAATAGAGGTGTGTCGTGGGTATATGTGGTGAGCCTTTGCCTATCGTGCTGTAATTTTTTTTCTCTCAGCGCACGCTGAATCGCGAGCAAAAGACGATCGGTATGAAACGGTTTTTCAATAAAATCGTAGGCTCCTTTTTGAATGGCTTGTGCCGCAATGTCCAAGGTGCCGTGTCCACTCATCAAAATGACCGGCGTGTGCGGGTGCGAGCGTGTGAGGCGTTTGAGAAGAGAAAAACCATCCGAAGCCTTAAGCCACACGTCAAGTAATACCACTAATGGCGGCAAATGAACCAAGGCGTTAAGGGCCTCTCGGGCTGAGTGGGTGGCACATACCTGGTACCCCGCATCTTCGAGTAGATCTTTGATGGTAGCGCAAATGTCTGGCTCGTCATCCACAACCAATAGGGGGGGGCGGGGCATAATTTATCTAAAAAAGATCTTTTGACCGGCAGCATGT
The Candidatus Hepatobacter penaei DNA segment above includes these coding regions:
- the trkA gene encoding Trk system potassium transporter TrkA, with translation MKVVICGAGNVGLSIVEYLANEYDITLIDTSAEVLSGAIEKFDVQTIQGSATDPNILKRAELHKTNIFVSVTDTDDTNIVACQLADSLFGVKTKIARLRDSADLEMPLMTPYKKRYLPIDIVINPEKETVQEILRNLHAPFAFTNFPLFNGQLHVFGIKITESSPFLNCPIKHLDKDLGPLNAMIIKIVRHKTTFIPQGHELLNIGDHAYFLVPADAIEAFSEVAGFQEDRTQRILILGNNRMGLALASEIERLYPAISCIFIRYQDTQNLDFVSQLNNTIVIQGDPLDHYILEEAGIQFTDNIIAITTDDNVNILASLLGKRYGAKRATTLVSRKSYVSLMNSLGIENPLNLSSLTLSLILRRIRRNYVHALYKLGDGIFDTIMEIHLQENTSASHMTLSQINTPREIWVFAVLRDQSILFPSPDFLLAAGDVLILLTDQNHFKKVQSLFEPKEA
- a CDS encoding sigma-54-dependent transcriptional regulator, whose product is MPRPPLLVVDDEPDICATIKDLLEDAGYQVCATHSAREALNALVHLPPLVVLLDVWLKASDGFSLLKRLTRSHPHTPVILMSGHGTLDIAAQAIQKGAYDFIEKPFHTDRLLLAIQRALREKKLQHDRQRLTTYTHDTPLFDHTKGLRAVHHHCTALTRHIHAMLIEGEAGTEKSRLAHWIHTHSPETVHGHYVEVHAHTLDPHTFDDTFLGREEPHFGLEQCGLVDHAFSGTLVIKHVHQLHPRIQKKLTHLIQTMTFTRSSGTSLPLQTRIIATTNTPLDREVTRTTFSQTLYDRLQMHHVRIPPLRMRKKDISALAHHHLHTLCTRYGQKPRSLMPETVTALESYAWPGNTRELKNHLERCLLLTDPDNEAPLVCPSPAPTSHPQAASFLHDYLRMPLKQARAHFEKKYLMAQIERFDGNIQKTSQFVDMERSALHRKIRMLRSTTTAQKTG